Part of the Oceanidesulfovibrio indonesiensis genome is shown below.
GCATGGCCTGGCTGGAGATGGCGGTGGGAATGGAAAGATCGAACATGCAGCCTCCGGAGATGAATCACGCGCTCAATTGATGGGCCGGACAGAATTGATCTGAAGACAATCGCGTCTGTCGGGCGCTCATTGTCGAGCCGGGTTCGCGGCAAAGGTCGTTCTGCTCACACCGGGCAGCAGAACGCGCCCCCGGCTGAGTGTTGCGAGTGTATTGGACAGGAGCGTCGTATACGTCGATATCCCGCGTTTGACAAGATTCCGCGGCCGTGTGGCGGCCATGGTGACAGTTGAAAAATCAGCAAATCCGGCCTGCTCCAGCAGCAGGTCCATGGAGCGGCCGGCAAAGTCGTGGATGTGCGATGGCGCCTGCATCACCGTGAGTTTTCTCGCCAGCGGGGTACACAACCGGATGATGGGCGTGGTGTTGGGATAACGCAGCACGAGCAATCCGCCGGTGCGCAGCATGCTGCGCACCGTGCGCAGCACACCGAGCGGGTCGGTGACGTGTTCGATGACGTAGAACATGGTGACGGCGTCGAACTGCTCCTCCGGTTCGATATCCTCGATGGCCTTGCCGTGGATGGTGGCGCCGGTCTTCTGGCGGGCGATGGCTGCGGCCGGCTTGGAAAGCTCCACCCCTTCCACCGCGTAGCCACGGCGGACCATTTCCTCCAGAAAGAAGCCGTATCCGCAGCCGATATCCAGCACGTTGCCGACCGGGCCGATGCGCGCCGCGACCTGGTCCGCCGTCTGCCGCACAACGTGGCGCATTTCCAGCCCCCAATCGCGCACGGCGTCCGGCTCGGGATCGAGATACTCCTGATAATGATCGGCCAGGAATGCGGCGTCCGGTCTGGGCCACATGAAGAGCAGGCCGCAGGAATCGCAGCGGCGATAGTCGTGGCCGGATTCGTTGTAAAAGGGGCGGGTTCGGGCGCTGTCGCAGAGGGGGCAGGGAGTTGTCATCGTCTGTTCGGGTCCAGGTGCAGCCACAGGGGGATGCGCGAGCCGCTCCGGCGGATGCGCCGCGCCAGCTCCGGCGAACAACGAATGCCATGACCGGGAAA
Proteins encoded:
- a CDS encoding class I SAM-dependent methyltransferase; protein product: MTTPCPLCDSARTRPFYNESGHDYRRCDSCGLLFMWPRPDAAFLADHYQEYLDPEPDAVRDWGLEMRHVVRQTADQVAARIGPVGNVLDIGCGYGFFLEEMVRRGYAVEGVELSKPAAAIARQKTGATIHGKAIEDIEPEEQFDAVTMFYVIEHVTDPLGVLRTVRSMLRTGGLLVLRYPNTTPIIRLCTPLARKLTVMQAPSHIHDFAGRSMDLLLEQAGFADFSTVTMAATRPRNLVKRGISTYTTLLSNTLATLSRGRVLLPGVSRTTFAANPARQ